One Thomasclavelia spiroformis DSM 1552 DNA window includes the following coding sequences:
- a CDS encoding F0F1 ATP synthase subunit A gives MENIHIVIQPELVFSLIIMTILSIFFVLVGRKVKVADPTKRPRGVVLVCETGVKMIQDYMETLMPSKFSKNYYPYFAMMFIYIFISNISGLFGFEAPTSNYSITLAITIITFTLIQYNALKTKGIFTYIKDIIWPPTNILGTLAPLISLSMRLFGNIVAGSILLSLIYSFTGYLSQYVINFNFLGPVIAPIFHAYFDVFAGFIQTLVFVTLSSILISLEASED, from the coding sequence ATGGAAAATATACATATTGTCATTCAACCAGAACTAGTTTTTTCATTAATTATTATGACAATTTTATCAATCTTTTTTGTTTTGGTTGGAAGAAAGGTTAAAGTTGCAGATCCAACAAAAAGACCTAGGGGTGTTGTTCTTGTTTGTGAAACTGGAGTAAAAATGATTCAAGATTATATGGAGACTTTGATGCCAAGTAAGTTTTCTAAGAACTATTATCCTTATTTTGCAATGATGTTTATATATATATTTATATCAAATATAAGTGGGTTATTTGGATTTGAAGCACCAACTTCAAATTATTCAATTACGTTGGCGATTACTATAATCACTTTTACGCTAATTCAATATAATGCTTTAAAAACAAAAGGTATCTTTACTTATATTAAAGATATTATTTGGCCACCAACAAATATTTTAGGAACATTGGCGCCACTTATTTCTTTATCAATGCGTTTATTTGGAAATATTGTAGCAGGGTCAATTTTATTATCTTTAATTTATAGTTTTACGGGGTATTTATCTCAATATGTTATAAACTTTAACTTTTTGGGACCAGTTATTGCCCCAATATTCCATGCATATTTTGATGTTTTTGCAGGATTTATTCAAACTTTAGTATTCGTGACTTTATCTAGTATTTTAATCTCGTTAGAAGCAAGTGAAGATTAG
- the atpE gene encoding ATP synthase F0 subunit C produces MTDVGLIAIAAGIAVCAGLGTGIGEGICASKAVEAIGRNPEAEGKIRTTMILGIALTETVAIYGLLISFLLLFVYGG; encoded by the coding sequence ATGACAGACGTAGGATTAATTGCTATTGCAGCAGGTATTGCAGTATGTGCCGGGTTAGGAACTGGTATTGGTGAAGGGATTTGTGCTAGTAAAGCAGTAGAAGCTATTGGTAGAAATCCTGAAGCTGAAGGAAAAATTCGTACAACAATGATTTTAGGTATTGCCTTAACAGAAACAGTTGCTATTTATGGATTATTAATTTCATTCCTATTATTATTCGTATATGGTGGATAA
- the atpF gene encoding F0F1 ATP synthase subunit B, with translation MDIDIASKLFPNITTLIVQLLATAVMLYIFKKFLWKPMQNYFAKRADYIEGTVNDAKNMQQKAKALMEASEEQSRAAAKEYRNIVEKAKIDAGKTRDSIIEKANEEAKEKLDRVSKEIEAEKLAAKAEVKSEIVNIAIDVASKIMNQEMNQKTNEKLVDEFIKEIDK, from the coding sequence ATGGATATTGATATTGCCTCAAAATTATTCCCCAATATTACGACTTTGATAGTGCAGTTGTTGGCAACAGCAGTAATGTTATACATTTTTAAAAAGTTTTTATGGAAGCCAATGCAAAATTATTTTGCAAAGCGTGCTGATTACATAGAAGGAACTGTAAATGATGCTAAAAACATGCAACAAAAAGCTAAAGCTTTAATGGAAGCAAGTGAAGAACAATCACGAGCTGCCGCTAAAGAATATCGTAATATTGTTGAAAAAGCAAAGATTGATGCTGGTAAGACAAGAGATAGTATCATTGAAAAAGCAAATGAAGAAGCGAAAGAAAAACTAGATCGAGTATCAAAAGAAATTGAAGCAGAAAAGCTTGCAGCTAAAGCAGAAGTAAAGAGTGAAATTGTTAATATTGCAATTGATGTGGCTAGTAAAATAATGAATCAGGAAATGAATCAAAAAACTAATGAAAAGTTAGTAGATGAGTTTATTAAGGAAATTGATAAATAA
- a CDS encoding F0F1 ATP synthase subunit delta, whose amino-acid sequence METVAHCYAVSLFSLAKDENAVDSYQKDMLLINEIFSNEPEFLTFFSHVLIDDEVKCNLIDQSFKGTVNIYIVNFLKLLIKKRRIRYLQEIIKEFKKLCNDYFGIEEGILYTSYDISQESLKQVEQAIGKVENKLVKLNVVKDPTLIGGIKVEVNNRVFDGTIKNKVSLLKKELLRK is encoded by the coding sequence ATGGAGACTGTAGCACATTGTTATGCTGTTTCATTGTTTTCTTTAGCTAAAGATGAAAATGCAGTTGATAGTTATCAAAAAGATATGCTATTGATAAATGAAATCTTTAGTAACGAGCCGGAATTCTTAACTTTTTTTAGTCATGTTTTAATTGATGATGAAGTTAAATGTAATTTAATTGATCAAAGCTTTAAAGGAACAGTTAATATTTATATAGTTAATTTTTTAAAGTTATTGATCAAAAAAAGAAGAATTCGCTATCTTCAAGAAATAATTAAAGAATTTAAAAAATTATGTAATGATTATTTTGGAATTGAAGAAGGTATTTTATATACTTCTTATGATATTTCACAGGAATCTTTAAAACAAGTTGAACAAGCAATCGGAAAAGTAGAAAATAAACTTGTTAAACTTAATGTTGTTAAAGATCCAACTTTAATTGGTGGAATTAAAGTGGAAGTAAATAATCGGGTTTTTGATGGAACAATCAAAAATAAAGTTTCATTATTGAAAAAAGAACTATTAAGAAAGTAG
- the atpA gene encoding F0F1 ATP synthase subunit alpha, which yields MGLRPDEISSLIKEQIKHFDEVIEQKDVGTVMTVGDGVSVIHGLDDAMLGELLAFPNDVYGMVMNLDEDSVGAVLLGSESTIKEGDEVKRTGKIMEVPVGDEMLGRVVNPLGQAIDGNGEIITSHTRPIERVASGVMTRKSVDQPLQTGITSIDAIIPIGRGQRELIIGDRQTGKTAIAIDTILNQKGQNIYCIYVAIGQKNSTVAQIVEKLRQGGAMEYTTVVCASASELAPVQYIAPYAGCAIAEEWLEQGKDVLIVYDDLSKHAVAYRTVSLLLKRPPGREAYPGDVFYLHSRLLERACRLNEENGGGSITALPIIETQAGDISAYIPTNVISITDGQIFLQQELFNAGFRPAIDTGLSVSRVGSSAQIKAMKQVSGSLKLELAQYAEMQAFAQFGSDLDAATKATLDHGAKVREVLKQAQYSPRSVATQVITLFALKYGFTKTLAVEQVSNFMNQLVEHIEMTQKNIIDEINDKKEITSDLEKEMKDVIGAFVSQFEKTQAKG from the coding sequence GTGGGGCTTAGACCAGATGAAATTAGCAGTTTAATCAAAGAGCAAATCAAACATTTTGATGAAGTGATTGAACAAAAAGATGTAGGAACCGTTATGACTGTTGGTGACGGTGTAAGTGTAATCCACGGCTTAGATGATGCCATGTTAGGTGAGCTTTTAGCTTTTCCAAATGATGTTTATGGAATGGTTATGAATTTAGATGAAGATAGTGTTGGTGCTGTATTGCTTGGTTCAGAAAGTACGATTAAAGAAGGCGATGAAGTTAAACGTACTGGAAAGATCATGGAAGTTCCTGTTGGAGATGAAATGTTAGGACGTGTTGTTAATCCTTTAGGACAAGCAATTGACGGAAATGGAGAAATTATTACTTCACATACTCGTCCAATTGAAAGAGTTGCTAGTGGTGTTATGACTAGAAAATCAGTAGATCAACCATTACAAACAGGAATTACTTCAATTGATGCAATTATTCCAATTGGTCGTGGACAACGTGAGTTGATTATTGGTGATCGACAAACTGGTAAAACAGCAATCGCTATTGATACAATTTTAAATCAAAAGGGGCAAAATATTTATTGTATATATGTTGCTATTGGACAAAAAAATTCAACTGTTGCCCAAATAGTAGAAAAATTACGTCAAGGTGGTGCAATGGAATATACAACAGTAGTGTGTGCTTCAGCTAGTGAACTTGCTCCTGTTCAATATATTGCACCATATGCAGGTTGTGCAATTGCTGAAGAATGGTTAGAGCAAGGTAAGGATGTTTTAATCGTTTATGATGATTTATCAAAACATGCGGTTGCTTATCGTACTGTATCTCTATTATTAAAAAGACCACCAGGACGTGAAGCATATCCTGGAGATGTCTTCTATTTACATTCAAGATTATTAGAAAGAGCATGTCGATTAAATGAAGAAAATGGTGGTGGATCAATAACTGCTTTACCAATTATTGAAACACAAGCTGGTGATATTTCAGCATATATTCCAACAAATGTAATCTCAATTACAGACGGACAAATTTTCTTACAACAAGAATTGTTCAATGCTGGGTTTAGACCAGCAATTGATACTGGGCTTTCAGTAAGCCGTGTTGGTTCATCTGCACAAATTAAGGCAATGAAGCAAGTATCTGGTTCATTGAAACTAGAATTAGCTCAATATGCAGAAATGCAAGCATTTGCTCAATTTGGTTCTGATTTGGATGCAGCTACTAAAGCAACATTAGATCATGGAGCAAAAGTACGTGAAGTATTGAAACAAGCACAATATTCTCCACGTAGTGTAGCAACACAAGTAATTACATTATTTGCATTAAAATATGGATTTACAAAAACATTAGCAGTGGAACAAGTATCTAATTTTATGAATCAACTAGTAGAACATATTGAAATGACTCAAAAGAATATCATTGATGAGATAAATGATAAAAAAGAAATTACATCTGATTTAGAAAAAGAAATGAAAGATGTTATTGGTGCATTTGTAAGTCAATTTGAAAAAACTCAAGCAAAGGGGTAG
- the atpG gene encoding ATP synthase F1 subunit gamma, whose amino-acid sequence MPGGMQEIKRRIRSVESTKKITKAMELVATSKLRKTRNQLEQSKPYYTNVALMTAEILANCKGDNDSVYLIENNDVKKDVYIVIASSLGLCGGYNANVFKEIKNVIKPDDYVYSIGSKATSYLTKNHQGITDSKYESLSTTFNFKDIINLVNELTRMYREKEIRKIKIVYTEFVNNLTFKPRIVTLLPIDPYDFDHIEISKKATLFEPSSQEVLDNLIPMYLQAVIYGYVIESSTSENAARRISMENATDNADELTEQLLLKYNQARQTAITNEISEIVAGANAQ is encoded by the coding sequence ATGCCTGGAGGAATGCAAGAAATTAAGCGAAGAATTAGATCAGTTGAATCAACTAAAAAAATTACTAAAGCAATGGAATTAGTTGCAACATCTAAACTTCGTAAAACTAGAAATCAATTAGAACAATCAAAGCCCTATTATACTAATGTTGCTTTGATGACTGCAGAAATTTTAGCAAACTGTAAAGGTGATAATGATAGTGTTTATTTGATTGAAAATAATGATGTAAAAAAAGATGTATATATTGTTATTGCTTCAAGTTTAGGTCTTTGTGGTGGTTATAATGCTAACGTTTTTAAAGAAATTAAAAATGTGATTAAACCAGATGATTATGTATATAGTATTGGTTCTAAAGCAACAAGTTATTTAACTAAAAATCATCAAGGGATTACGGATTCTAAATATGAAAGTCTTAGTACAACTTTCAATTTTAAAGATATTATTAATCTAGTAAATGAGTTAACTAGAATGTACCGCGAAAAAGAAATTAGAAAGATTAAAATTGTTTATACAGAATTTGTTAATAATTTAACATTTAAACCAAGAATTGTTACTTTATTACCTATTGATCCTTATGATTTTGATCATATCGAAATTTCAAAAAAAGCAACATTGTTTGAACCAAGTTCACAGGAAGTATTAGATAATTTAATTCCAATGTATTTACAAGCAGTAATTTATGGCTATGTTATAGAATCATCAACAAGTGAAAATGCTGCAAGAAGAATATCAATGGAAAATGCGACTGATAATGCTGATGAACTAACAGAACAATTATTATTAAAATATAATCAAGCTCGTCAAACTGCAATTACTAATGAAATTAGTGAAATTGTGGCTGGAGCTAATGCACAATAA
- the atpD gene encoding F0F1 ATP synthase subunit beta — protein MSQNIGKIISAKGPVIDIQFNSDNNLPALNTAIEIQNGEELLVVEVAQHIGDDIVRCVAMGPTDGVKRGMEAIDTRQPISVPVGNATLGRMFNVLGQPIDGKEALGDDVKKMPIHRSAPTYAQQRTETEILETGIKVVDLICPFIKGGKIGLFGGAGVGKTVLIQEFINNIATQHGGLSVFAGVGERSREGNDLYYEMKESGVLSKTTLVFGQMNEPPGARLRVALTGLTMAEEFRDEQGQDVLLFIDNIFRFTQAGSEVSALLGRVPSQAGYQPTLATEMGALQERITSTKKGSITSVQAVYVPADDLTDPAPATTFAHLDAKVVLDRSIAALGIYPAVDPLNSSSRALDPLVVGKEHYEVAHGVQQILQRFQELQDIIAILGMDELGEEDKLTVARARRVRNYLSQPFTVASQFTGLDGKYVHIKDTIKGFKEILEGKHDDLPEQAFHNVGTIEEAIEKAKTLING, from the coding sequence ATGTCACAAAATATTGGTAAAATAATTAGTGCTAAGGGGCCGGTAATTGATATCCAGTTTAATAGTGATAATAATTTACCGGCATTAAATACGGCGATTGAAATCCAAAACGGAGAAGAATTACTAGTAGTAGAAGTAGCACAACATATTGGTGATGATATTGTTCGCTGTGTTGCTATGGGTCCTACTGATGGTGTTAAAAGAGGGATGGAAGCTATTGATACAAGACAGCCGATTTCAGTACCAGTAGGTAATGCTACACTAGGAAGAATGTTCAACGTTTTAGGACAACCAATCGATGGAAAAGAAGCACTAGGTGATGATGTTAAAAAAATGCCAATTCATCGAAGTGCGCCAACATATGCACAACAAAGAACAGAAACAGAAATCTTAGAAACAGGGATTAAAGTAGTTGACTTAATTTGTCCATTTATTAAAGGTGGTAAAATTGGATTATTCGGTGGAGCAGGTGTTGGAAAAACTGTATTAATTCAAGAGTTTATCAACAACATTGCAACACAACATGGTGGTTTATCTGTTTTTGCTGGTGTTGGAGAACGTAGCCGTGAAGGTAATGATTTGTATTATGAAATGAAAGAAAGTGGCGTTTTATCAAAAACAACATTGGTTTTTGGTCAAATGAATGAACCACCTGGAGCTCGTTTAAGAGTAGCTTTAACAGGACTTACAATGGCTGAAGAATTCCGTGATGAACAGGGTCAAGATGTATTATTATTTATTGATAATATCTTCCGTTTTACTCAAGCAGGTTCAGAAGTATCGGCATTGCTTGGACGTGTTCCTTCACAAGCTGGATATCAACCAACTCTAGCTACAGAAATGGGAGCATTACAAGAACGAATTACTTCTACTAAAAAAGGATCAATTACATCAGTACAAGCAGTATATGTACCAGCAGATGATTTAACCGATCCAGCTCCTGCAACAACTTTTGCTCATCTAGATGCTAAAGTTGTATTAGATCGTTCAATTGCTGCATTAGGAATTTATCCTGCCGTTGATCCACTTAATTCTTCATCAAGAGCACTTGATCCATTAGTTGTAGGAAAAGAACATTATGAAGTTGCTCATGGAGTACAACAAATCTTACAAAGATTCCAAGAATTACAAGATATTATTGCAATTTTGGGAATGGATGAATTAGGTGAAGAAGATAAATTAACCGTAGCACGTGCGCGTAGAGTTCGTAATTATTTATCACAGCCATTTACTGTAGCCAGCCAATTTACGGGATTAGATGGTAAATATGTTCATATTAAAGATACAATTAAAGGATTTAAAGAAATTCTTGAAGGTAAACATGATGATTTACCAGAACAAGCATTCCACAATGTAGGTACAATTGAAGAAGCTATAGAAAAAGCGAAGACATTAATAAATGGCTAA
- the atpC gene encoding ATP synthase F1 subunit epsilon: MAKFKLKIVTPSGIYQDVEIDQLNIRSTAGQIGILAHHMPLACGIEISMMNYIIDKQCHEFAVGGGFMYVNDDETKIIANSIESKEEIDLNRAKEAKKRAEERIKNSSESTDLQRAEIALKKAITRINVKNS; the protein is encoded by the coding sequence ATGGCTAAATTCAAGCTTAAAATAGTTACACCAAGTGGTATCTACCAAGATGTGGAAATTGATCAGTTAAATATTCGATCTACAGCTGGACAAATTGGAATTTTAGCTCATCATATGCCACTTGCATGTGGAATTGAAATTTCGATGATGAATTATATTATTGACAAACAATGTCATGAATTCGCTGTAGGTGGTGGATTTATGTATGTTAATGATGATGAAACAAAAATCATTGCTAATTCAATTGAATCTAAAGAAGAAATTGATTTAAATCGTGCTAAAGAAGCTAAAAAAAGAGCTGAAGAAAGAATAAAAAACTCAAGTGAATCAACTGACTTACAAAGAGCTGAAATTGCTCTTAAAAAAGCAATTACAAGAATAAATGTAAAAAACTCATAA
- a CDS encoding glycoside hydrolase family 88 protein has translation MRRMIKKIFLFTLIVSMLIGTSSINIYANNLSSSSEDVKIELIQDGKTVETGYNKLTHTRNYKRSSTRTNGDEIVITAPEGVHYLMVQLDKYCGTPKSTGMAVQEQVEGTVRPIDMSSLEYGETLVYLMNDEFRFVIPGTSGTDANGTTLCGGSWPYDSRAFSTSGNTEKVITARVATQEEINARRNLALNPFDLRGNDNSLSGANKKSDSNVFPHAYANRVTDNKREFEPRNAIDGYEYNASHVSFPYQSWGCGNEEIDSEFSVLFGRYVEIDQIDITLRAQWNLPQPNNANDHDINWSSATLEFSDGTELPITLKKLASPQTIKLPEKKIVSWVRLKDLPISEETIPVDGRRKFSALTEFKVWGKEASYEQATLPSAKNLVNLAQKVNDYWIKTGGNTGNDASNYNHGHSITSEFWAPSVFYTGNMEAYYLTGDENYTDYANRWGSNNIYNGSAWNTKADNSRIGKYFPDNHTSFQTYLDMFSITSDKKFDPNDEKIKNVVSIMNEMEQMDINDLKTEKGYWDRIDFFYMELPNWTKMYLLTGEEKWLDKLRELYDDRKAELYDKETGLFYRDKNYIFDPNAQYDPNGDGNNQKISPNGKKIFWSRGNGWAMAALTKVLQDLPDSRQDDRKEYEAVFKKMAATLIEVQGDDGFWRMNLDDYDHDIRSETSGTVFFAYGLTWGINNGLLDKETYYPAVKKAFLGLNANAIRPDGLVGRSELISAYPNPKCSLGIGSSQSYAPAATVMFLSELSKLVEQGYVTDDVEPALNKKMISAVAVKEDSKYAVVNSEIRELVTGTELKTIKNDNKIYVPQQFIEEVYGQDIIDKMTDKIIYENITYLSMNELSQVTGKLKLLSVKNNITVISYKTNLFNSSIDSKLIDLLDIGLTEGKYPKRPEYPIRFDYTKPEDELKPSKDALISVEANTSGAISASRLIGPSTKDPVNVEFDMVTVLSPSQTNVIVGIGSSDSNYTGYSQVPIIIRMYKDGKIGVYNGKGYVQSNVEFEKNKKYHLRVSINLEEKTYDVYVTPPQQEEIQIAVNYAFRSTAKVPEDIGKVYLFNND, from the coding sequence ATGAGAAGAATGATAAAGAAAATATTTTTATTTACTTTAATTGTATCTATGTTGATAGGTACATCTAGTATTAATATTTATGCAAATAATTTATCATCATCAAGTGAAGATGTAAAAATTGAATTAATTCAAGATGGAAAGACAGTAGAAACTGGATACAATAAATTAACACATACAAGAAATTATAAAAGATCAAGTACAAGAACAAATGGGGATGAAATTGTAATTACAGCACCAGAAGGTGTTCATTATTTAATGGTACAATTAGATAAATATTGTGGTACACCTAAATCAACAGGTATGGCTGTACAAGAACAAGTAGAAGGGACAGTTAGACCAATTGACATGTCATCACTTGAATATGGAGAAACATTAGTTTATTTAATGAATGATGAATTTCGCTTTGTTATTCCAGGAACAAGCGGAACTGATGCTAATGGAACTACATTATGTGGTGGAAGTTGGCCCTATGATTCAAGAGCATTTTCAACATCTGGTAATACTGAAAAAGTGATTACAGCAAGAGTCGCAACACAAGAAGAAATAAACGCAAGAAGAAATTTAGCATTAAACCCATTTGACTTACGTGGAAATGATAATTCTCTTTCAGGTGCAAATAAAAAAAGTGATAGTAATGTTTTTCCACATGCATATGCAAATCGTGTAACTGATAATAAACGTGAATTTGAACCAAGAAATGCGATTGATGGATATGAATATAATGCATCACATGTATCATTTCCATATCAGTCTTGGGGGTGTGGAAATGAAGAAATAGATTCTGAATTTTCAGTTTTATTTGGAAGATATGTAGAAATTGATCAAATTGATATTACATTAAGAGCACAATGGAACCTACCTCAGCCTAATAATGCAAATGATCATGATATTAATTGGTCAAGTGCTACTTTAGAATTTTCTGATGGAACAGAGTTACCAATTACATTGAAGAAATTAGCTTCTCCACAAACAATTAAATTACCAGAAAAGAAAATAGTATCATGGGTAAGATTAAAAGACTTACCTATTAGTGAAGAAACTATACCAGTCGATGGAAGAAGAAAATTTTCTGCATTAACTGAATTTAAAGTATGGGGGAAAGAAGCTAGTTATGAACAAGCAACTTTACCATCGGCAAAAAACTTAGTAAATTTAGCTCAAAAAGTAAATGACTATTGGATTAAAACAGGTGGTAATACTGGAAACGATGCGAGTAATTATAATCATGGTCATTCAATAACAAGTGAGTTTTGGGCACCATCTGTATTTTATACAGGTAATATGGAAGCATATTATTTAACTGGTGATGAAAACTATACTGATTATGCAAACCGATGGGGAAGTAATAATATTTATAATGGTAGTGCATGGAATACGAAAGCTGATAATAGTAGAATTGGTAAATATTTTCCCGATAATCATACTAGTTTTCAAACATATCTAGATATGTTTTCAATAACCTCTGATAAGAAATTTGATCCTAATGATGAAAAAATTAAAAACGTAGTTTCTATCATGAATGAAATGGAGCAAATGGATATTAATGATTTAAAAACAGAAAAAGGATATTGGGATAGAATTGATTTCTTTTATATGGAATTACCAAACTGGACAAAAATGTATCTTTTAACCGGAGAGGAAAAATGGTTGGATAAGTTACGAGAATTATATGATGATCGTAAAGCAGAGCTTTATGATAAAGAAACTGGATTATTTTATCGAGATAAAAACTATATTTTTGATCCTAATGCTCAATATGATCCAAATGGAGATGGAAATAACCAAAAAATTAGTCCAAATGGTAAAAAAATTTTTTGGTCTAGAGGTAATGGCTGGGCAATGGCTGCACTTACAAAAGTTTTACAGGACTTACCAGATAGTCGTCAAGATGACCGTAAAGAATATGAAGCAGTTTTTAAAAAAATGGCTGCAACATTAATTGAAGTACAAGGAGATGATGGTTTTTGGCGAATGAATTTAGATGATTATGATCATGATATTCGTTCAGAAACTAGTGGTACAGTTTTCTTTGCATACGGTTTAACTTGGGGAATTAATAATGGACTTTTGGATAAGGAAACTTATTATCCAGCAGTAAAAAAGGCTTTTTTAGGACTAAATGCAAATGCGATTAGACCTGATGGTTTAGTAGGACGTTCAGAATTAATTAGCGCTTATCCAAATCCAAAATGTTCTTTGGGAATAGGATCTTCTCAAAGTTATGCTCCAGCAGCAACAGTAATGTTTTTATCAGAATTATCTAAATTAGTTGAACAAGGTTATGTAACAGATGATGTTGAACCAGCATTAAATAAAAAGATGATTAGCGCAGTAGCTGTAAAAGAAGATTCAAAATATGCGGTAGTTAATTCTGAAATAAGAGAATTAGTTACTGGTACAGAATTAAAAACAATAAAAAATGATAATAAAATTTATGTGCCACAGCAATTTATTGAAGAAGTATATGGACAAGATATTATTGATAAGATGACAGATAAGATAATCTATGAAAATATAACTTACTTATCAATGAATGAACTTAGTCAAGTAACAGGGAAGTTAAAATTATTATCTGTAAAAAATAATATAACTGTCATTAGTTATAAAACAAATTTATTTAATTCTAGTATAGATTCAAAACTAATTGATTTACTAGATATTGGATTAACAGAAGGAAAATATCCTAAACGTCCAGAATATCCGATTCGTTTTGATTATACAAAACCAGAAGATGAATTAAAGCCATCAAAAGATGCCTTAATTTCAGTAGAAGCAAATACATCAGGAGCAATTTCAGCAAGTCGATTAATTGGACCAAGTACAAAAGATCCAGTGAATGTAGAATTTGATATGGTAACGGTTTTATCACCATCACAAACAAATGTAATAGTGGGAATAGGAAGCAGTGATTCAAACTATACAGGATATTCACAAGTACCAATTATTATTAGAATGTATAAAGATGGAAAAATAGGAGTATATAATGGTAAAGGATATGTTCAAAGTAATGTAGAATTTGAAAAGAATAAAAAGTATCATCTTAGAGTATCAATAAATCTAGAAGAAAAGACTTATGATGTATACGTAACTCCACCACAACAAGAAGAGATTCAAATAGCTGTAAATTATGCATTTAGATCAACAGCAAAAGTACCTGAGGATATTGGAAAGGTTTATTTATTCAACAATGATTAA
- a CDS encoding FIVAR domain-containing protein: MEDIYLGEYLKPSKDALISVEANTSGAISASRLIGPGTKDPVNVEFDMVTVLSPSQTNVIVGIGSSDSNYTGYSQVPIIIRMYKDGKIGVYNGKGYVQSNVEFEKNKKYHIRVSINLEEKTYDVYVTPPQQEEIQIAVNYAFRSTAKVPEDIGKIYLFNNDQQAGKYWLEDIYLEAKETDKVALKIALDLANGITDEDLKDVIPVVADEFIAARDEANVVYNDTSATQEKINNAFDRLASAMHMLDFVKGDKTALKAFINKVSGLDSSKYSTDTWAAFEKELNEANVVYNDENAMQEEVNNAYKELVTAFLNLRLIPDKSLLEDLINKAEGLNLASYTKATVQVVNDALANAKNILADDNASQKEVDNAKDVLEKAINSLEANVNTPADNTVSASVNNGDTTVSVKTGDDISVLGTLGLISSLSVIVFLKKKKISKIK; encoded by the coding sequence TTGGAGGATATTTATTTAGGAGAATATTTAAAACCATCAAAAGATGCTTTAATTTCAGTAGAAGCAAATACATCAGGAGCAATTTCAGCAAGTCGATTAATTGGACCAGGTACAAAAGATCCAGTGAATGTAGAATTTGATATGGTAACGGTTTTATCACCATCACAAACAAATGTAATAGTGGGAATAGGAAGCAGTGATTCAAACTATACAGGATATTCACAAGTACCAATTATTATTAGAATGTATAAAGATGGAAAAATAGGAGTGTATAATGGTAAAGGATATGTTCAAAGTAATGTAGAATTTGAAAAGAATAAAAAGTATCATATTCGAGTATCAATAAACCTAGAAGAAAAGACTTATGATGTATACGTAACTCCACCACAACAAGAAGAGATTCAAATAGCTGTAAATTATGCATTTAGATCAACAGCAAAAGTACCTGAGGATATCGGAAAGATTTATTTATTCAACAATGATCAACAAGCAGGAAAATATTGGTTAGAAGATATTTATTTAGAAGCAAAAGAAACAGATAAAGTTGCATTAAAGATTGCACTTGATCTAGCTAATGGAATTACTGATGAAGATTTAAAAGACGTAATACCAGTAGTAGCAGATGAATTTATTGCAGCAAGAGATGAAGCTAATGTTGTTTATAATGATACTAGTGCAACTCAAGAAAAAATAAATAATGCATTTGATCGACTTGCAAGTGCAATGCATATGTTAGACTTTGTAAAAGGTGATAAAACAGCATTAAAAGCATTTATCAATAAAGTGAGTGGCTTAGATTCAAGTAAATATTCAACGGATACATGGGCAGCATTTGAAAAAGAATTAAATGAAGCTAATGTTGTATATAACGATGAAAATGCAATGCAAGAAGAAGTAAATAATGCATATAAAGAATTAGTAACAGCATTCTTGAATTTAAGATTAATTCCAGATAAGAGCTTATTAGAAGACTTAATTAATAAAGCTGAAGGATTAAACTTAGCTAGCTATACTAAGGCAACAGTTCAAGTTGTAAATGATGCTTTAGCAAATGCTAAAAACATATTAGCAGATGATAATGCATCACAAAAAGAAGTTGATAATGCAAAAGATGTATTAGAAAAAGCGATCAATAGCTTAGAAGCTAATGTAAATACACCAGCAGATAACACAGTAAGTGCATCAGTAAATAATGGTGATACAACAGTAAGTGTTAAAACAGGTGATGATATTAGTGTGTTAGGAACACTTGGATTAATTTCATCATTAAGTGTTATAGTATTTTTAAAAAAGAAAAAAATAAGTAAAATTAAATAA